The following are encoded in a window of Flavobacterium psychrotrophum genomic DNA:
- a CDS encoding threonine aldolase family protein, protein MEINLISDTVTKPSNEMLQHMFRAKVGDDVYKQDPTVNELEESVAGLFGKEAGLFFPSGSMANQTAIKLHTQPGDELICDKWAHVYNYEGGGMAFNSGVQAKLIDGNRGMITAAQVAESINPPDFYHSPLTTLVCIENTTNKGGGACYDLQTLKDIKDVCTTNNLKYHLDGARIWNALVAKRQHPKQFGELFDTVSVCLSKGLGAPVGSLLLGSKADMAKALRIRKVFGGGMRQAGYLAAAGLYALQHNVGRLEEDHRRAKQLGQLLAQLPWVKSVEPVETNILIFSLKDGYSEAGLIEKLKQKSIFISSLGKGKLRIVTHLDYKEVMHQYVIEAFSKLA, encoded by the coding sequence ATGGAAATTAATTTAATAAGCGATACGGTTACCAAGCCTTCTAACGAAATGTTGCAGCATATGTTCCGCGCTAAAGTGGGTGATGATGTTTATAAACAGGACCCTACGGTAAACGAACTGGAAGAATCTGTAGCCGGATTATTTGGTAAAGAGGCCGGATTATTTTTTCCCAGCGGTAGCATGGCAAACCAGACTGCTATTAAATTGCACACCCAGCCGGGTGATGAGCTTATTTGCGACAAGTGGGCGCACGTATACAACTACGAAGGTGGTGGCATGGCGTTTAACAGTGGCGTGCAGGCTAAACTAATTGACGGCAACCGTGGCATGATTACTGCAGCACAGGTAGCTGAGAGCATTAACCCGCCCGATTTTTACCACAGCCCACTTACTACATTAGTTTGTATAGAAAACACAACAAACAAAGGCGGAGGAGCGTGTTACGACCTGCAAACCCTTAAAGATATAAAAGACGTTTGTACCACAAACAACCTTAAATACCACCTTGATGGTGCCCGTATATGGAATGCCCTTGTAGCAAAACGCCAGCACCCTAAGCAGTTTGGCGAGTTGTTCGATACCGTTTCGGTATGTTTAAGCAAAGGCCTGGGCGCACCGGTAGGGTCTTTACTTTTAGGCAGCAAAGCCGATATGGCTAAGGCACTACGCATCCGTAAGGTATTTGGCGGAGGCATGAGGCAGGCAGGTTATCTTGCCGCTGCCGGATTATATGCCCTGCAACACAACGTAGGCCGCCTTGAGGAAGATCATCGCCGTGCAAAGCAACTGGGACAGCTCCTGGCACAATTGCCATGGGTAAAAAGCGTAGAACCGGTAGAAACAAACATTCTTATATTCTCACTAAAGGATGGCTATAGCGAAGCCGGACTTATAGAAAAGCTAAAGCAAAAAAGTATTTTTATAAGTTCATTAGGTAAAGGCAAGTTGCGTATTGTTACCCACCTTGATTACAAAGAGGTAATGCACCAGTATGTAATAGAAGCGTTTAGTAAGCTTGCTTAG
- the trmD gene encoding tRNA (guanosine(37)-N1)-methyltransferase TrmD: MRIDIITVLPELLRSPFEASILKRAQDKGIVEVHLHNLRDYSTNKHRNVDDYQFGGGAGMVMMVEPIDLCISKLKAERDYDEIIYMTPDGETLNQGMANQMSLLENIIILCGHYKGVDQRVRDHFITKEISIGDFVLSGGELAAAVVADAIIRLIPGVLSNETSALTDSFQDNLLSPPIYTRPAEYKGWKVPDILLSGNFGNIDKWREDMAYEHTKTRRPDLLE, translated from the coding sequence ATGCGCATCGACATCATTACCGTTCTCCCTGAGTTATTACGTAGCCCTTTTGAAGCTTCTATCCTTAAACGTGCCCAGGATAAAGGCATTGTAGAAGTGCACCTGCACAACCTTAGGGACTACAGTACTAACAAGCACCGAAATGTTGACGACTACCAGTTTGGCGGTGGTGCAGGTATGGTAATGATGGTAGAGCCCATAGACCTTTGTATCAGCAAGCTAAAGGCTGAACGCGATTATGACGAGATTATCTATATGACTCCTGATGGCGAAACGCTGAACCAGGGCATGGCGAACCAGATGTCTTTACTCGAAAATATCATCATTCTTTGCGGGCATTATAAAGGTGTAGACCAGCGCGTGCGCGACCATTTTATTACGAAAGAAATTTCTATTGGCGACTTTGTATTATCCGGTGGTGAGCTTGCGGCGGCTGTTGTTGCAGATGCTATCATCAGGCTAATACCGGGTGTGCTGAGCAATGAGACTTCGGCACTTACCGATAGTTTTCAGGATAACCTGCTTTCTCCGCCTATTTATACCCGTCCGGCAGAATATAAGGGCTGGAAAGTGCCCGATATTTTACTAAGTGGTAACTTTGGCAATATTGATAAATGGAGGGAAGACATGGCCTATGAGCATACAAAAACAAGGAGGCCGGATCTTTTAGAATAG
- a CDS encoding DUF1569 domain-containing protein — MESLFHPKGNQHIVDRIDKLTPIALSEWGVMTVSQMLEHCQLPLQVVYGTKEIKVNWIMRLLFGNKAKKQFTNAHPFGRSMPTAKEFKITHEPDFESAKQKLKELVTKFSREGHDAIKVTVHPLFGKMTHTEIDIAQWKHLDHHLKQFGV; from the coding sequence ATGGAAAGCCTGTTTCACCCGAAAGGAAATCAACATATAGTAGACCGCATAGATAAACTAACGCCCATAGCTCTTAGCGAGTGGGGTGTAATGACCGTAAGCCAGATGCTGGAGCACTGCCAGCTGCCGCTACAGGTTGTATATGGCACTAAAGAAATTAAAGTTAACTGGATTATGCGCCTGTTGTTTGGTAACAAGGCCAAAAAGCAGTTTACCAATGCGCATCCGTTTGGGAGGAGTATGCCTACCGCAAAAGAATTTAAAATTACCCACGAGCCTGATTTTGAATCGGCAAAGCAAAAGCTTAAAGAGCTGGTTACTAAATTTAGCCGCGAAGGCCACGATGCCATAAAAGTAACAGTACATCCGCTGTTTGGTAAAATGACACATACCGAAATAGACATTGCCCAGTGGAAGCACCTGGACCACCACCTGAAGCAGTTTGGAGTATAA
- a CDS encoding class I SAM-dependent methyltransferase, translating to MKKEDNYITVNKKAWDAKTVHHTASDFYDMAGFLAGRNTLNEIELELLGNVSGKSILHLQCHFGQDTLSLSRMGAKVTGVDFSLEAINKARELNEQLGLDTKFICCDVYSLPDVLDEEFDIVFTSYGTIAWLPDLDKWAAVVSHFLKPGGRFVFVEFHPVVWMFDNDFTKVTYNYFKSDAIIEEETGTYADKEANIRNETISWNHSISEVLGGLLNHGLSIAQFQEYDYSPYNCFNHLEEFELGKFRVKHLGNDIPMVYSVLAIKQ from the coding sequence ATGAAAAAAGAAGACAACTATATAACCGTTAATAAAAAAGCCTGGGATGCCAAAACTGTACACCATACAGCGTCTGACTTTTATGATATGGCGGGCTTCCTCGCCGGGCGCAATACGCTTAACGAGATAGAACTGGAGCTACTGGGCAATGTTAGCGGCAAAAGCATTTTGCATCTGCAATGTCACTTTGGTCAGGATACACTTTCACTTTCACGGATGGGTGCTAAAGTAACAGGGGTAGATTTCTCTTTAGAAGCTATTAATAAAGCACGCGAACTAAATGAGCAATTAGGGCTTGATACCAAATTTATATGTTGCGATGTCTACAGCCTGCCTGACGTTTTAGATGAAGAATTTGATATTGTATTCACGAGTTACGGCACCATAGCCTGGCTGCCCGATTTAGACAAATGGGCAGCGGTTGTTTCACATTTCCTGAAACCGGGTGGCAGGTTTGTGTTTGTAGAATTTCATCCTGTGGTATGGATGTTTGATAACGATTTTACAAAGGTTACCTACAACTATTTTAAATCTGATGCTATTATTGAAGAAGAGACAGGTACGTATGCTGACAAGGAGGCCAACATTCGTAACGAAACCATAAGCTGGAACCACAGCATAAGTGAGGTGCTGGGAGGGCTGCTCAACCACGGCCTTAGTATAGCGCAATTTCAGGAATATGACTATTCGCCTTATAATTGCTTTAACCATCTGGAAGAATTTGAATTGGGCAAATTCCGCGTGAAGCATCTTGGTAATGATATCCCAATGGTGTACTCGGTTTTAGCTATAAAACAGTGA
- a CDS encoding peptidylprolyl isomerase, translating to MENGIYAKFNTSKGEILVKLTYDKTPGTVGNFVGLAEGNLENDAKPQGKPYYDGLIFHRVIADFMIQGGDPLGKGTGGPGYQFDDEFHQDLRHDTPGVLSMANAGPGSNGSQFFITHVATPWLDNKHTVFGNVVSGQDVVDAIQQNDKIETLEIVRVGEDAQKWNAVEAFRTFEGSREKRLAEQKQQADAALDKIAAGFEKTESGLRYQIIQKGNGKQAEKGKTVSVHYKGALENGQEFDSSYKRKSPIDFKLGQGQVIEGWDEGIALLKVGDKARFVIPSHLGYGSRGAGGVIPPDATLVFDVELMDVK from the coding sequence ATGGAAAACGGAATTTACGCAAAATTCAATACTTCTAAAGGTGAGATACTTGTAAAACTTACCTATGATAAAACTCCGGGTACTGTAGGCAACTTTGTGGGCCTTGCAGAAGGAAACCTTGAAAACGATGCTAAGCCACAGGGCAAGCCGTATTATGATGGCCTTATATTCCACAGGGTTATAGCAGACTTTATGATACAGGGCGGCGACCCGCTTGGTAAAGGTACAGGTGGCCCTGGTTACCAGTTTGACGATGAGTTTCATCAGGACCTTAGGCACGATACACCGGGTGTGTTGAGTATGGCTAATGCAGGTCCTGGCTCTAACGGATCTCAGTTTTTTATTACACACGTAGCTACACCATGGCTTGATAACAAGCACACTGTGTTTGGTAATGTAGTGAGCGGACAGGATGTGGTAGATGCTATACAGCAAAATGATAAAATTGAAACACTTGAAATTGTTCGTGTAGGCGAAGATGCTCAAAAATGGAATGCTGTTGAGGCGTTCCGTACCTTTGAAGGTTCTCGTGAAAAAAGGCTTGCTGAGCAAAAGCAACAAGCTGATGCAGCGCTTGATAAAATTGCAGCAGGTTTTGAAAAGACTGAAAGCGGACTTCGTTACCAAATTATCCAAAAAGGTAATGGCAAGCAGGCTGAAAAAGGTAAAACGGTATCAGTACACTATAAAGGTGCCCTTGAAAACGGACAGGAGTTTGACTCTTCTTACAAGCGCAAAAGCCCAATTGACTTTAAACTTGGCCAGGGTCAGGTAATTGAAGGATGGGACGAAGGTATTGCCCTGCTAAAAGTAGGAGACAAAGCCCGTTTTGTTATTCCTTCGCACCTTGGTTATGGTTCTCGCGGTGCAGGTGGCGTTATCCCTCCGGATGCTACACTTGTATTTGACGTAGAACTTATGGACGTTAAGTAG
- a CDS encoding RICIN domain-containing protein, whose product MKNHSLISRFRAKQLLLTAAGLCFFTSFGQTVTPWLTKGDQSALLAQQGTVNFAANSGTNANTITVSPGTTYQTIDGYGWSLTDGSAQVIAGLAATQQNALLQDLFNPSTGLSSNVVRISIGASDLSQYTYSYDDTYGDTALTNFSLNGFTMDYTVPILKKILAINPNIKILATPWSAPYWMKSNNGWIGGSLLSANYGVYANYFVKYLQAMQAQGIKIWAITPQNEPENPYNEPSMTMNATEQKNFINNNLGPQLLSSGFGYVKIIAFDHNCDNTAYPTDVLNNSPYVDGAAFHLYAGDISAMTTVRNNTGKNVYFTEQYVGGPGSFSGDFGWHMQNVIIASANNWAKVAMEWNLATNTSYGPRTSGGCTNCMGAITINSSTSYTKNSPYYMIGQISKFVKNGAVRVGTGISGSAIKAASFKNNDGSVVVVAYNSSSSATSTKIVSGSNAFTYSIPGSSAVTFKWTEGSTQGYPGYYNVFARSTGKGLDVAGASTSSGATIQQWDVTSGGSNNQRWRFESAGNNQYYIRVKSTNMYLALASTSTADGILVQQKSFVNNNTYKWTVTSVGSGYYKIENVYSGKALNVKDNSTVNGGAIQVWTYGGGLNEQWSLGQVESAARYAAPGVAQEDATIKSFSVYPNPASSNATLVTEENGTYAIMGLTGNIISKGNVATGENNISIGHLASGYYLIRFDNDKGDSKTLKLLKQ is encoded by the coding sequence ATGAAAAACCATTCACTCATTTCGCGCTTTCGCGCAAAACAACTCTTACTAACTGCCGCCGGTCTTTGTTTCTTTACCTCGTTTGGGCAAACCGTAACCCCATGGCTTACTAAAGGCGACCAAAGCGCTCTCCTGGCACAACAGGGTACTGTAAACTTTGCAGCAAACTCAGGTACCAATGCCAATACCATTACAGTATCGCCGGGAACTACGTACCAAACCATAGACGGTTATGGATGGAGTCTTACCGATGGTAGTGCACAGGTTATTGCCGGCTTGGCAGCCACACAGCAAAATGCATTACTACAAGACCTTTTTAACCCTTCAACCGGGCTTAGCTCTAATGTAGTACGCATAAGCATTGGTGCTTCAGACCTAAGCCAATATACTTATAGCTACGACGACACCTATGGCGATACTGCGCTAACCAACTTTAGCCTGAATGGCTTTACTATGGATTATACTGTACCTATACTAAAAAAGATACTGGCTATTAACCCAAACATTAAAATACTGGCCACTCCATGGAGCGCACCATACTGGATGAAAAGCAATAACGGCTGGATTGGCGGTAGCCTTTTATCAGCTAATTACGGCGTATATGCCAACTATTTTGTAAAATATTTACAGGCCATGCAGGCTCAGGGCATTAAGATATGGGCAATAACGCCACAAAATGAACCCGAGAACCCCTACAACGAGCCGAGCATGACCATGAATGCTACCGAGCAGAAGAATTTTATAAATAACAACCTTGGCCCGCAACTGTTATCTTCTGGTTTTGGTTATGTAAAAATTATTGCTTTTGACCACAATTGCGATAATACTGCCTACCCTACTGATGTTTTGAATAACAGCCCTTATGTAGATGGTGCGGCGTTTCACCTATATGCAGGCGATATATCTGCCATGACAACCGTAAGGAACAATACCGGCAAGAACGTTTATTTTACTGAGCAATATGTGGGTGGCCCTGGTAGCTTTAGCGGCGACTTTGGCTGGCATATGCAAAATGTTATCATTGCCTCGGCCAATAACTGGGCTAAGGTAGCCATGGAATGGAATCTTGCCACAAATACTTCTTATGGGCCGCGCACTTCTGGCGGTTGTACTAACTGTATGGGAGCTATTACCATAAACAGCAGTACCAGCTATACTAAGAATTCACCTTACTACATGATAGGCCAAATCTCTAAATTTGTGAAGAATGGTGCTGTACGCGTGGGCACCGGCATAAGTGGATCGGCCATAAAAGCGGCTTCGTTTAAAAATAACGACGGGTCTGTTGTAGTCGTTGCCTATAACAGCTCATCATCAGCTACAAGTACAAAAATTGTTTCGGGTAGTAATGCATTTACTTATTCCATTCCGGGTTCGTCTGCCGTTACCTTTAAGTGGACAGAAGGCAGCACACAGGGTTACCCAGGCTATTACAATGTCTTTGCACGTTCTACCGGCAAAGGGCTGGATGTTGCCGGGGCATCTACATCCAGCGGGGCAACCATACAACAATGGGATGTAACCAGTGGTGGTAGCAATAACCAGCGCTGGAGATTTGAGAGCGCAGGCAACAACCAGTACTACATTCGTGTAAAAAGTACAAACATGTACCTTGCCCTGGCAAGCACCAGTACTGCCGATGGTATTTTAGTACAGCAAAAAAGTTTTGTAAACAATAACACTTACAAGTGGACGGTAACCAGTGTGGGTAGTGGCTATTACAAAATTGAGAACGTATACAGCGGCAAAGCCCTAAACGTAAAAGACAATTCGACCGTAAATGGCGGAGCAATCCAGGTATGGACCTATGGTGGCGGGCTCAATGAGCAATGGTCTTTAGGCCAGGTAGAAAGTGCTGCACGCTATGCTGCACCGGGTGTGGCTCAGGAAGACGCTACAATTAAGTCATTCTCTGTATATCCTAACCCTGCTTCATCTAATGCTACATTAGTAACCGAAGAGAATGGTACTTATGCCATTATGGGCCTTACCGGAAACATCATCTCTAAAGGTAATGTGGCTACCGGTGAAAATAACATCAGTATAGGCCACCTGGCTTCAGGATATTATCTTATCCGTTTTGATAATGATAAAGGCGACAGTAAAACGCTGAAGCTGCTAAAACAATAG
- the thrC gene encoding threonine synthase — MKYYSLNNHDIKTSFKEAAITGIAQDKGLYFPESIPQLDADFIANLENYSNEEIAYRAIAPFVGDEIPEEKLRNIVKETLSFPFPLVNVEENVYALELFHGPTMAFKDVGARFMSRCLNYFTQGEDKKITILVATSGDTGGAVASGFLGVENINVVILYPSGKVSDVQEKQLTTLGQNIKALEVSGNFDDCQDMVKKAFLDDELKDISLTSANSINIARWLPQMFYYFFAYKDLKAKGKPVVVSVPSGNFGNICAGMMAKKIGLPIAHFVASTNANDTVPRFMDSQEYTPKQTVETLSNAMDVSNPSNFIRILELFGKEFGALDSELTSYPFTDAETIAALQKVYTEDEYLCDPHGAVGYLGLKKYMEDNPGYTGVFLETAHPVKFADSITQNLDIEIAIPEQIENVLHGKKVTQKISSYEELKDFLKK, encoded by the coding sequence ATGAAATACTACAGCTTAAACAACCACGATATAAAAACCAGCTTTAAGGAAGCAGCCATAACCGGTATAGCGCAGGATAAAGGGCTATATTTTCCTGAAAGTATTCCGCAACTGGATGCAGATTTTATAGCAAACCTTGAAAACTACAGCAACGAAGAAATTGCCTACCGTGCCATTGCGCCGTTTGTAGGTGATGAAATTCCTGAAGAAAAATTACGAAATATCGTAAAAGAGACCCTATCATTTCCGTTTCCATTGGTAAACGTTGAGGAAAATGTCTATGCACTTGAATTGTTTCACGGGCCAACTATGGCGTTTAAAGATGTGGGTGCCCGTTTTATGTCGCGCTGCCTGAATTACTTTACGCAGGGCGAAGATAAAAAGATTACGATATTGGTAGCAACTTCCGGCGATACCGGCGGAGCTGTGGCAAGCGGATTCTTAGGTGTAGAGAATATTAATGTCGTGATACTGTATCCATCAGGAAAAGTTAGCGACGTGCAGGAAAAACAGCTCACTACGTTAGGGCAGAACATTAAAGCGCTCGAAGTGTCGGGTAATTTTGACGATTGTCAGGATATGGTTAAAAAAGCATTTCTGGATGATGAGCTTAAAGACATAAGCCTTACCTCTGCCAACTCCATAAACATTGCACGCTGGCTGCCGCAAATGTTCTATTACTTCTTTGCCTATAAAGACCTAAAGGCAAAAGGTAAGCCCGTTGTGGTAAGTGTGCCCAGTGGTAACTTTGGCAACATTTGCGCGGGTATGATGGCTAAAAAAATCGGGCTGCCCATAGCGCATTTTGTAGCATCGACCAATGCTAACGATACTGTACCTCGCTTTATGGACAGCCAGGAATATACTCCTAAACAAACCGTAGAAACCCTTAGCAATGCCATGGATGTAAGCAACCCAAGCAACTTTATACGCATACTGGAGCTTTTTGGTAAAGAGTTTGGCGCGCTCGATAGCGAACTTACCTCCTACCCTTTTACAGACGCAGAGACTATTGCTGCCCTGCAAAAAGTATATACTGAAGACGAATACCTGTGCGACCCTCACGGTGCCGTGGGCTATCTGGGGCTTAAAAAATACATGGAGGACAACCCGGGTTATACCGGTGTATTCCTGGAAACTGCCCACCCGGTAAAATTTGCCGATAGCATTACCCAGAACCTTGATATAGAAATCGCGATTCCTGAGCAAATAGAAAATGTGCTACACGGCAAGAAAGTCACACAAAAAATAAGCAGCTACGAAGAACTAAAAGATTTTCTTAAAAAATAG
- a CDS encoding type II toxin-antitoxin system VapC family toxin, which translates to MKHILIDSDVIIDFLVDRHPFSVHAIHILALCEKKIIKGYLTPIIIANVYYILKRSNSHIAIMEQIKGLLSILDLTEVNKDTILLAVNSDFKDFEDALQNFSAVKNGKISTIITRNVKDYKKSTLAVITPEMYLNKN; encoded by the coding sequence ATGAAACATATACTTATTGATAGTGATGTAATTATTGACTTTCTTGTTGATCGTCATCCTTTTTCAGTGCACGCCATACATATTTTAGCATTGTGTGAAAAAAAAATTATTAAAGGCTATTTGACACCTATAATTATTGCAAATGTATATTACATCCTAAAAAGAAGTAATAGCCACATAGCTATTATGGAGCAGATAAAAGGTCTTTTAAGTATACTTGATCTTACTGAGGTTAATAAAGATACAATACTACTAGCTGTAAATTCTGATTTTAAAGATTTTGAAGATGCGCTTCAAAATTTCTCTGCCGTTAAAAATGGTAAAATAAGTACGATCATTACTCGCAATGTGAAAGACTATAAAAAAAGTACATTGGCAGTTATTACACCAGAGATGTACTTAAATAAAAATTAA
- a CDS encoding DUF6364 family protein gives MSTKLTLTIKEKDVIERAKEFAKEQNRSLSDIIENYLKAIIKNKAEIKENELPPITKSLKGSLKLADDIDYEESRYKWLEEKYLR, from the coding sequence ATGAGCACCAAACTGACTTTAACAATTAAAGAAAAAGATGTTATCGAAAGAGCTAAAGAATTTGCTAAAGAGCAAAACCGAAGCCTTTCTGATATTATTGAAAATTATCTCAAAGCTATTATAAAAAATAAGGCTGAAATTAAGGAGAATGAACTTCCCCCAATTACGAAATCTTTAAAAGGCTCTTTAAAGCTTGCCGATGATATTGATTATGAAGAGTCCCGTTATAAGTGGTTAGAAGAAAAATACCTTCGATGA
- a CDS encoding homoserine kinase, with protein MNEIKLFCPATIANVSCGFDVLGLCLESVGDEMTIAKTAEKGIRITNIIGADLPLETEKNVAGVAALALIETLNPDFGFNISITKNIKAGSGIGSSAASAAGAVFGINQLLGSPLTNTELVQYAMQGEKLASGSAHADNVAPALLGGFTLVRSYDPLDIIAIKAPGELYATVIHPQIELKTKDARSVLKENISLKKATIQCGNIAGLISGLYTEDYALIGRSLHDELVEPVRSILIPKFAELKAAAKEAEALGGGISGSGPSVFALSKGRKVADAAAKAMAAVLEPTGVPFEVHVSAINADGIKILHV; from the coding sequence ATGAACGAGATAAAACTATTTTGCCCTGCAACCATTGCTAACGTTTCCTGCGGGTTTGACGTACTGGGCCTGTGTCTGGAAAGCGTGGGTGATGAAATGACCATTGCCAAAACGGCTGAAAAGGGTATTCGCATCACCAATATCATAGGCGCAGATTTGCCTTTGGAAACCGAAAAGAACGTGGCAGGTGTAGCAGCTTTAGCACTGATTGAAACGCTTAACCCTGATTTTGGTTTTAACATCAGCATCACAAAAAATATAAAAGCAGGCAGCGGTATAGGCAGCAGTGCGGCCAGTGCAGCGGGTGCAGTTTTTGGCATCAACCAGTTATTGGGCAGCCCGCTAACGAATACCGAACTCGTGCAATATGCCATGCAGGGTGAAAAGCTGGCCAGCGGTAGTGCCCATGCCGATAACGTAGCCCCTGCCCTTTTAGGCGGTTTTACGCTGGTGCGCAGTTACGATCCGCTTGATATTATTGCCATAAAAGCGCCGGGCGAGTTGTATGCCACCGTTATCCATCCGCAGATAGAGCTAAAGACAAAAGATGCACGCTCTGTACTTAAAGAGAACATCAGCCTTAAAAAAGCCACGATACAGTGCGGCAACATCGCCGGGCTTATCAGCGGCTTATATACTGAAGATTATGCGCTTATAGGCCGATCATTGCACGATGAACTGGTAGAGCCGGTGCGCAGCATCCTGATACCAAAATTTGCCGAACTCAAAGCCGCAGCCAAAGAAGCAGAGGCACTGGGCGGGGGAATATCAGGATCGGGACCATCGGTATTTGCGCTAAGCAAAGGCCGCAAAGTTGCAGACGCCGCCGCAAAAGCCATGGCTGCGGTATTAGAACCTACAGGCGTGCCGTTTGAGGTACATGTATCGGCGATAAATGCTGATGGAATAAAAATACTACACGTGTAA